Proteins from one Natrinema salinisoli genomic window:
- a CDS encoding TraB/GumN family protein, whose translation MSDAGEADVPEPPAPPDRERGSVEVLGTAHVSQASVDEVRETIDREDPDVVAVELDEGRYRQMQGGTPDDIEAEDLLSGNTVFQFLAYWMLSYVQSRLGEQFDIEPGADMRAAIEAAEANGNGVALVDRDIQVTIQRFWSRLSFTEKLKMVGGLALGITDPRTIGLTFGAIGGAFLGFIVAAFLAPLLGFGDVLLVGITDPTTLQYIGGGALGALVGAFVGLLFLPPLDSAGEYTGGYLSGFSIRVLAGVVLGTAGCLALVATGTFVGPFSTATVESAGVYAVRGTAGILAGLGVGVTLGAVLGLGLDALSADVDEIDEIDIEEMTDGNVVDAMMEEFRQFSPRGANALIDERDAYIANNLHDLREQGYDVLAVVGAGHKTGIERHLQNPEGIPTLESLSGTASSRRFSPMKIVGYLIMVGFLGFFFLLIMAGVRNTFLLKLFAAWFLFNGIFAFTLARLAGARWTSAGVGGAVAWLTSINPLLAPGWFAGYVELKHRPVNVRDIQTLNEIVGDTERPLGEAVEDMFNVPLFRLIMIVALTNIGSMIATGLFPFVVLPWLAPDVGGVDALMGLLLEGARNSLELIRGLL comes from the coding sequence ATGAGCGATGCAGGCGAGGCTGACGTGCCGGAGCCGCCAGCACCACCCGACCGCGAGCGTGGGTCCGTGGAGGTTCTCGGGACGGCACACGTCTCGCAAGCGAGCGTCGACGAGGTGCGTGAAACGATCGATCGGGAGGATCCCGACGTCGTCGCGGTGGAACTCGACGAGGGGCGCTACCGCCAGATGCAGGGCGGCACGCCCGACGACATCGAAGCGGAGGACCTCCTCTCGGGCAACACCGTCTTCCAGTTTCTGGCCTACTGGATGCTGTCGTACGTCCAGTCCCGGCTCGGCGAACAGTTCGACATCGAACCCGGTGCCGACATGCGAGCCGCCATCGAGGCCGCCGAAGCGAACGGGAACGGCGTCGCCCTCGTCGACCGCGACATTCAGGTGACGATCCAGCGGTTCTGGAGCCGCCTCTCGTTCACCGAGAAGCTGAAGATGGTCGGCGGTCTCGCGCTCGGGATCACGGACCCCCGAACGATCGGGCTTACGTTCGGCGCCATCGGTGGCGCGTTCCTCGGATTCATCGTCGCCGCGTTTCTGGCCCCGCTGCTCGGGTTCGGAGACGTGTTGCTGGTCGGCATCACCGACCCGACGACGTTACAGTACATCGGCGGCGGCGCGCTCGGAGCGCTCGTCGGTGCGTTCGTCGGGCTCCTCTTTCTCCCGCCGCTCGACTCGGCCGGAGAATACACCGGTGGCTACCTCTCGGGGTTCTCCATACGAGTTCTTGCAGGGGTAGTTCTGGGAACCGCGGGCTGTCTCGCACTGGTCGCCACCGGGACGTTCGTCGGCCCGTTCTCGACCGCGACCGTCGAGAGCGCCGGGGTTTATGCGGTTCGGGGGACGGCCGGGATACTGGCCGGCCTCGGCGTCGGCGTCACCCTCGGTGCCGTCCTCGGACTCGGGCTCGACGCCCTCAGCGCCGACGTCGACGAGATCGACGAGATCGACATCGAGGAAATGACCGACGGCAACGTCGTCGACGCCATGATGGAGGAGTTCCGTCAGTTCAGCCCCCGCGGCGCGAACGCGTTGATCGACGAACGCGACGCCTACATCGCGAACAACCTCCACGACCTCCGCGAACAGGGGTACGACGTCCTCGCCGTCGTCGGTGCCGGCCACAAAACCGGCATCGAACGCCACCTGCAGAACCCCGAGGGGATCCCTACGCTCGAGTCGCTGTCCGGAACCGCCTCGAGTCGCCGGTTCTCGCCGATGAAGATCGTCGGCTACCTGATCATGGTCGGCTTCCTCGGATTCTTCTTCCTGTTGATCATGGCGGGGGTCAGAAACACGTTCCTGCTAAAGCTGTTCGCGGCCTGGTTCCTGTTCAACGGGATCTTCGCGTTCACGCTGGCGCGGTTGGCCGGCGCGCGGTGGACTAGCGCCGGCGTCGGCGGCGCAGTCGCCTGGCTGACGAGCATCAATCCGCTGCTCGCGCCGGGCTGGTTCGCCGGCTACGTCGAACTCAAACACCGACCGGTCAACGTCCGAGACATTCAGACGTTGAACGAGATCGTCGGCGACACGGAGCGGCCACTGGGTGAGGCCGTCGAAGACATGTTCAACGTTCCGCTGTTCCGATTGATCATGATCGTCGCGCTGACCAACATCGGCAGCATGATCGCGACGGGCCTGTTCCCGTTCGTCGTGTTGCCGTGGCTGGCACCCGATGTCGGCGGCGTCGACGCACTCATGGGGCTGTTGCTGGAAGGAGCACGGAACAGCCTCGAACTGATTCGGGGGCTACTATGA
- a CDS encoding acyl-CoA thioesterase: MTDLRETVVENREMVQPNHANTLDVAHGGNVMKWMDEVGAMSAMRFSGEMCVTARVNQMNFERPIPVGDTAYITAYVYDAGTSSVKVRLITERENLRTRERERTTESYFVYVAIDENNTPTTVPELTVSTDEGKRLRREALEDEMGRAD, encoded by the coding sequence ATGACGGACCTTCGGGAGACGGTAGTCGAGAACCGGGAGATGGTTCAGCCCAACCACGCCAACACCCTCGACGTCGCTCACGGCGGAAACGTGATGAAGTGGATGGACGAGGTCGGAGCGATGAGCGCCATGCGATTCTCCGGCGAGATGTGCGTCACCGCCAGAGTCAATCAGATGAACTTCGAACGGCCGATTCCGGTCGGTGACACGGCCTACATCACCGCCTACGTCTACGACGCCGGCACCTCGAGCGTGAAGGTCAGGCTGATCACCGAGCGCGAGAACCTCCGGACTCGCGAGCGCGAACGGACGACGGAGTCGTACTTCGTCTACGTCGCGATCGACGAAAACAATACGCCGACGACGGTTCCCGAGTTAACGGTCAGCACCGACGAGGGCAAGCGGCTTCGACGGGAGGCGCTCGAGGACGAGATGGGGAGAGCCGACTGA
- a CDS encoding HAD-IIA family hydrolase, which produces MTDYEAVILDVDGTIVRGEELLPGATDGLRALEAAGCSRLLFSNNPTRGADHYGEKLAPHGIDVDPGTVLTSATVSAEYLAATHPDEAVYLVGGERLEGILEDAAVELTSDPDAAEVVLGSFDSDFSFGTLWESLRALEGDVPFYGTDPDATIPIDDGEIPGTGAILAAMETVAGREADAILGKPSSIAAAAAMGRLDADPRNVLVVGDRLNTDIELGNRAGMETALVLTGVTDRADLAAVDPDSEPDHVLESLAAVETLL; this is translated from the coding sequence ATGACTGACTACGAGGCGGTGATCCTCGACGTCGACGGCACGATCGTCCGGGGTGAGGAACTACTGCCGGGCGCGACCGACGGCCTGCGCGCCCTCGAGGCGGCGGGCTGTTCGCGGCTGCTCTTCTCGAACAACCCGACGCGCGGGGCCGATCACTACGGCGAGAAGCTCGCGCCCCACGGAATCGACGTCGATCCCGGTACCGTCCTCACCTCGGCGACCGTCTCGGCGGAGTATCTCGCAGCGACCCATCCCGACGAGGCGGTCTACCTCGTCGGCGGCGAGCGACTCGAGGGAATCCTCGAGGACGCGGCCGTCGAGCTGACGAGCGACCCCGACGCGGCCGAGGTCGTCCTCGGCTCGTTCGACAGCGACTTCTCCTTTGGCACGCTCTGGGAGTCGCTACGGGCGCTCGAGGGCGACGTGCCCTTCTACGGCACCGACCCGGACGCGACGATCCCGATCGACGACGGCGAGATTCCCGGCACGGGGGCGATCCTCGCCGCGATGGAAACCGTCGCCGGTCGCGAGGCGGACGCGATCCTCGGCAAACCGTCCTCGATCGCTGCGGCTGCGGCGATGGGCCGGTTGGACGCCGACCCGCGGAACGTCCTGGTCGTTGGCGACCGACTCAACACCGACATCGAACTCGGCAATCGCGCGGGCATGGAGACGGCGCTCGTCCTCACCGGCGTCACCGATCGCGCGGATCTCGCGGCCGTCGATCCGGACAGCGAGCCCGACCACGTCCTCGAGTCGCTCGCCGCCGTCGAGACGCTGCTGTGA
- a CDS encoding SHOCT domain-containing protein has protein sequence MATGNTGGREYSLVELFAIKFVLADVLIIALLLLAGPVYAIAATALIVVGGLLLWYLAGRTGSDEAPDPGPDRALEDPETTASESDPVTTLQERYAAGELSEAEFEAKLDRLIESNERADSAGVETDDLSLERRG, from the coding sequence ATGGCCACCGGGAACACCGGCGGACGGGAGTACTCTCTCGTCGAGCTGTTCGCGATCAAGTTCGTCCTGGCCGACGTGCTGATCATCGCGTTGCTCCTGTTAGCCGGTCCGGTGTACGCGATCGCAGCCACCGCTCTGATCGTGGTCGGCGGACTCCTGCTGTGGTATCTCGCCGGACGGACTGGCAGCGACGAAGCGCCCGATCCCGGTCCGGACCGTGCGCTCGAGGATCCCGAGACGACTGCCAGCGAGAGCGATCCCGTGACGACGTTACAGGAACGATACGCCGCCGGCGAACTGTCGGAGGCGGAGTTCGAGGCGAAGCTGGATCGACTGATCGAGTCGAACGAGCGAGCCGATTCCGCGGGCGTCGAAACCGACGACCTCTCCCTCGAGCGCCGAGGCTAA
- a CDS encoding rubrerythrin-like domain-containing protein codes for MVYTDPYTPDRSYYECRDCGYREATDTLGTCPECGGRPRNLAVPRD; via the coding sequence ATGGTCTACACGGACCCGTACACGCCCGACCGATCGTACTACGAGTGCCGAGACTGTGGGTACCGGGAAGCGACCGACACGCTCGGAACCTGTCCGGAGTGTGGTGGCCGTCCCCGGAACCTCGCGGTTCCGCGGGACTGA
- a CDS encoding class I SAM-dependent methyltransferase yields MGFHTYPVDRADALEDPGRYRYCSREELLAMLEPTADSIVADLGSGTGFYADDVAPFVDTLYAVDVQTAMHDRYREKGVPEAVEFVTAEVSSLPFNDDQLDRAYSTMTHHEYAPTDTDDTGSERKNDGALAELARVLRPGGRLITVDWSADGTGDAGPPLEERFSLADATSQLEDAGFEIESAVDRPETIAVVATR; encoded by the coding sequence ATGGGATTTCATACGTATCCGGTCGACCGGGCGGATGCACTCGAGGACCCCGGGCGCTACCGGTACTGTTCCCGCGAGGAACTGCTCGCGATGCTCGAGCCGACCGCCGACAGCATCGTGGCGGATCTCGGCTCCGGGACGGGATTCTACGCGGACGACGTCGCACCGTTCGTCGACACGCTGTACGCAGTCGACGTGCAGACGGCGATGCACGACCGCTATCGGGAGAAGGGCGTCCCCGAGGCCGTCGAGTTCGTCACGGCCGAGGTATCGTCCCTGCCGTTCAATGACGATCAGCTGGATCGCGCGTACTCGACGATGACCCATCACGAATACGCGCCGACCGACACAGACGACACGGGCTCAGAAAGGAAGAATGACGGCGCGCTCGCCGAACTCGCTCGAGTACTCCGTCCGGGCGGCCGACTGATCACGGTCGACTGGTCGGCCGACGGCACTGGAGATGCCGGACCGCCGCTCGAGGAACGATTCAGTCTCGCAGACGCGACGAGCCAGCTCGAGGACGCGGGGTTCGAGATCGAATCGGCCGTCGATCGACCGGAGACGATCGCGGTCGTCGCGACGCGATAA
- a CDS encoding DUF7501 family protein: protein MTANTTRDWVNPVTCPFCGDELASPGAGFVDHIHDNDDCQDGFDHWRENIAGDLAGEWAG, encoded by the coding sequence ATGACAGCGAACACGACGAGAGACTGGGTCAACCCGGTCACGTGTCCCTTCTGCGGAGACGAACTCGCATCGCCGGGTGCCGGATTCGTGGATCACATTCACGACAACGACGACTGTCAGGACGGATTCGATCACTGGCGGGAGAACATCGCCGGCGATCTCGCCGGAGAATGGGCAGGCTAG
- a CDS encoding MFS transporter, with translation MSLRRAAGRLARYDALVLTAAIWFLAKFLRYVFPPLFDSFGASYGVSDAVLGTAFSGLMLVYAAMQFPSGALADRVGSVTVIATGAVVAAAAALVLVADSSFPVLVGAMLAIGAGTGAHKTVAVRLLARAYPARTGRALGVLDTTGALSGVVAPAAVVAVASLAIGPIADWHLLFLVAGVVVLALAVTFRIRVPKRVPDDSGDGDAGSSSHGGEIARYVSLFRDWRFSTFALLTVLFSFTYNGLVAFAPRYLTVEAELTTATASVLYSGLFAASLVQLVTGNLSDRVGRLPIIVATLGFASVSLVAFVTFTGTGSPLLLGGLLVTVGIGSHGFRPVRGAYLMSAVPDDVAGGGLGVVRTLLMGAGAVAPAIVGTISETAGFSAAFWLLATTIVGATTLGCLLLAFEPA, from the coding sequence ATGTCGCTTCGACGAGCGGCCGGACGGCTCGCGAGGTACGACGCCCTCGTACTGACGGCTGCAATCTGGTTTCTCGCGAAGTTTCTCCGATACGTCTTTCCGCCGCTCTTCGATTCGTTCGGGGCGAGCTACGGCGTTTCGGACGCCGTCCTCGGAACCGCGTTTTCGGGACTTATGCTCGTCTACGCCGCGATGCAGTTTCCCTCGGGCGCCCTGGCCGATCGGGTCGGCTCGGTCACGGTCATCGCAACGGGGGCAGTCGTCGCGGCCGCCGCCGCGCTCGTGTTGGTCGCCGACTCGTCGTTTCCCGTCCTTGTCGGCGCGATGCTCGCGATCGGTGCGGGCACCGGCGCTCACAAGACCGTCGCTGTCCGGCTCCTGGCTCGAGCCTATCCCGCTCGGACGGGGCGAGCACTCGGCGTGCTCGACACGACCGGTGCGCTCAGCGGTGTCGTCGCCCCCGCCGCAGTCGTCGCGGTCGCATCCCTCGCGATCGGTCCGATCGCGGATTGGCACCTGCTCTTTCTGGTCGCCGGCGTCGTCGTGCTGGCGCTCGCGGTGACGTTCCGGATTCGGGTGCCGAAACGGGTTCCAGACGACTCGGGGGACGGCGACGCGGGCTCGAGCAGCCACGGCGGCGAGATCGCCCGATACGTCTCGCTCTTTCGGGACTGGCGGTTCTCGACGTTCGCTCTGTTGACGGTCCTGTTCTCGTTTACCTACAACGGGCTGGTCGCGTTCGCGCCACGATACCTCACGGTGGAAGCGGAACTCACGACGGCGACCGCGAGCGTGCTCTACAGTGGGCTCTTCGCTGCGAGTCTGGTCCAGCTAGTGACCGGAAACCTCAGCGACAGGGTCGGACGGTTACCGATAATCGTCGCGACGCTCGGGTTCGCTTCCGTCTCGCTGGTCGCGTTCGTTACGTTCACTGGGACGGGCAGCCCGCTCCTGCTCGGCGGGTTACTCGTCACCGTCGGAATCGGGTCACACGGCTTCCGTCCGGTCAGGGGAGCGTACCTGATGTCGGCCGTTCCGGACGACGTGGCCGGCGGCGGCCTGGGCGTCGTCCGAACGCTGTTGATGGGTGCCGGTGCGGTTGCACCCGCAATCGTCGGGACGATCTCGGAGACCGCCGGTTTCAGCGCCGCGTTCTGGCTGCTCGCAACGACGATCGTCGGTGCAACGACCCTCGGCTGTCTGCTCCTGGCCTTCGAACCGGCGTAG
- a CDS encoding rubrerythrin-like domain-containing protein yields MTLEEQREYVCVQCGRRETVSDALLSTCQQCGGEMRNVELIAD; encoded by the coding sequence ATGACACTCGAGGAGCAACGCGAGTACGTTTGCGTCCAGTGTGGCCGGCGGGAAACGGTCAGCGACGCACTCCTCAGTACCTGTCAGCAGTGCGGAGGCGAAATGCGAAACGTCGAGCTGATCGCTGACTAG
- a CDS encoding chromosome segregation ATPase has translation MNYGLDIGPEAIRAVTDAGDGPMIESVPPVVLPVDDDALDAAGLSGEGRTIEADGTTYAVGGDARAVAAETDEEPEPLFADGVLATDTAAHATAALDLLVGDVIEDATDGRLCYTTPGTLVDTAAPTDRHRDTVQSVLTTRGLDATPISTGFAVIYDLLEADNYTGLGVCIGSQTTSATLAYYGVPALTVSLAKGREWIVERAAGETGHAPAQVAGVLEEFALDPDAAAGGIESALAQAYDALIGELIDAIRAEADESDVQQGLSVPISIAGEGAIEGVEFLVGGRFDAAPLPFSVRGVRLADDPATSAASGALAAARDDVEAYEAVTWSESDSGTETDATHDSSSADETADANGATELAFDGSAAADATTDRSDDAIDQLFDRLADRDDEIESLREELEYVEDRTAASDAVDELDDRLESIADDLARLEADAEAHASDDDVASLESDIERVDDELDELSAALADRADDIGELGDDLGAVETAAADDRERLEAELTALTADLETVEDRTETVDTDLDALSETVTDLADDVGTLDDEIETIETTAAGEREDLEEQVTELTSDLEAVADRTETVDADLETLRTDLDDLETTAATEAGLEAVDDRVSQLVDDLEALEDDIDQTGTRIDSVSERVEEVTTRIDGVSGRLEEHSERTDARFDTVEATIDEEIAAVDDEVTAVRETVDDRIATLETDVDTVRETIGDLEATAADEERVDAVLDDLETLEKAVADLEDTVSGASSALDDLEARAASRDAVGGLADDLETVDEDVRALESKLESTADALETQIEETVTDVEAQIATATEDLEDDLAGLEATVERIDAETVTDDVDSIATDLEALEGSVDELDGELEDRVSDVRTTLDSRVEEVQTTLDGRVDDVRTALEADITALETDLEDETESLGETLSETAGRAEDNEQRLADHEARLEAIESTLEGLEADIDAVSGELESVTDQVDGTADSDLSDEDIATIRDEVSAIEDRLDSLRSDHDGFARSIGSVADKSAVQTLDRDVDSLDDRLGTVTERLSGLEQRIDAVDAQLAERENTESQRDEIEAIRADLESMEDGMAAEPMLSASVVAGGGGAGVVAGSIAALTGDAVIGGGAAMVGLVLIGLAVGLAR, from the coding sequence ATGAATTACGGTCTCGATATCGGACCGGAAGCGATCAGGGCCGTCACTGACGCGGGCGACGGCCCGATGATCGAATCGGTCCCGCCGGTCGTGCTACCGGTCGACGACGATGCGCTCGATGCGGCCGGACTCTCCGGGGAGGGACGGACGATCGAGGCGGACGGAACCACGTACGCAGTCGGCGGGGACGCTCGAGCGGTTGCGGCGGAAACGGACGAAGAGCCGGAGCCGCTGTTCGCTGACGGCGTTCTCGCGACTGACACAGCGGCGCACGCGACGGCCGCGCTGGATCTGCTCGTCGGAGACGTGATCGAGGACGCCACGGATGGCCGACTCTGTTATACGACGCCGGGAACGCTCGTGGATACAGCAGCGCCGACCGACAGACACCGCGACACCGTCCAGTCGGTACTGACGACGCGCGGACTCGACGCGACGCCGATCAGCACCGGATTCGCGGTCATTTACGACCTCCTCGAGGCCGACAACTACACCGGCCTCGGGGTCTGCATCGGTTCGCAGACGACGAGTGCCACTCTCGCGTACTACGGCGTGCCGGCACTGACGGTCTCCCTCGCCAAGGGACGAGAGTGGATCGTGGAGCGCGCGGCCGGCGAAACCGGTCACGCGCCGGCGCAGGTCGCCGGCGTGCTCGAGGAGTTCGCGCTCGATCCCGACGCTGCGGCAGGTGGAATCGAGAGCGCGCTCGCACAGGCTTACGACGCACTGATAGGCGAGTTGATCGACGCGATCCGAGCGGAGGCCGACGAGAGCGACGTCCAGCAGGGGCTGTCGGTTCCGATCTCGATCGCCGGCGAGGGCGCGATCGAGGGCGTCGAGTTCCTGGTCGGCGGTCGGTTCGACGCGGCACCCCTCCCGTTCTCGGTCCGCGGCGTGCGACTGGCGGACGACCCCGCGACGAGCGCTGCCAGCGGTGCGCTCGCGGCCGCTCGGGACGACGTCGAGGCCTACGAAGCGGTCACCTGGTCCGAATCCGACTCCGGCACCGAAACCGACGCTACGCACGACTCCTCGAGCGCGGACGAGACGGCCGACGCGAACGGAGCGACCGAACTCGCGTTCGACGGGTCGGCAGCGGCCGACGCGACGACCGACCGCAGCGACGACGCCATCGACCAGTTGTTCGATCGGCTCGCGGACCGCGACGACGAGATCGAGTCCCTCCGGGAGGAGCTCGAATACGTCGAGGACCGAACGGCTGCGTCCGATGCCGTCGACGAACTCGACGATCGTCTCGAATCGATCGCGGACGACCTCGCACGCCTCGAGGCCGATGCCGAAGCGCACGCGAGCGACGACGACGTCGCCAGCCTCGAGAGTGACATCGAGCGCGTCGACGACGAGCTCGACGAGCTGTCGGCGGCGCTCGCGGACCGTGCGGACGATATCGGCGAACTCGGCGACGACCTTGGGGCTGTGGAAACCGCCGCGGCCGACGACCGGGAGCGGCTCGAAGCGGAACTCACCGCGCTAACGGCCGATCTCGAGACCGTCGAAGACCGGACGGAAACCGTCGATACGGACCTCGATGCGCTGTCGGAGACGGTCACGGACCTCGCGGACGATGTCGGCACGCTCGACGACGAGATCGAAACCATTGAGACGACTGCAGCCGGCGAGCGGGAGGATCTCGAGGAGCAAGTCACCGAACTGACGAGCGATCTCGAAGCCGTTGCCGACCGCACCGAAACCGTCGATGCGGATCTCGAGACCCTTCGAACTGACCTCGACGATCTCGAGACGACCGCGGCAACCGAAGCGGGACTCGAGGCCGTAGACGACCGCGTCTCGCAGCTGGTCGACGACCTCGAGGCCCTCGAGGACGATATCGATCAAACAGGGACGCGTATCGACAGTGTCTCGGAACGGGTCGAAGAAGTGACCACTCGAATCGACGGCGTTTCGGGCCGGCTCGAGGAGCACTCCGAGCGGACCGACGCGCGCTTCGACACCGTCGAAGCGACGATCGACGAGGAGATCGCGGCCGTCGACGACGAGGTGACTGCCGTTCGAGAGACGGTCGACGACCGGATCGCGACGCTCGAAACCGATGTCGATACCGTTCGGGAGACGATCGGCGACCTCGAGGCGACCGCCGCGGACGAGGAACGGGTCGACGCCGTTCTGGACGACCTGGAAACCCTCGAGAAGGCGGTTGCAGATCTCGAAGACACGGTATCGGGCGCGTCGAGCGCGCTGGACGACCTCGAAGCGCGGGCCGCCAGTAGGGACGCGGTCGGCGGACTCGCGGACGACCTCGAGACGGTCGACGAAGACGTCCGGGCGCTCGAATCGAAGCTGGAATCGACCGCGGACGCGCTCGAAACGCAGATCGAGGAGACGGTCACGGACGTCGAGGCACAGATCGCGACGGCGACCGAGGACCTCGAGGACGATCTCGCGGGGCTCGAGGCGACCGTCGAGCGAATCGACGCCGAAACGGTGACCGACGACGTGGACTCGATCGCGACGGATCTCGAGGCACTGGAGGGAAGCGTCGACGAACTGGACGGCGAACTCGAAGACCGAGTCTCCGACGTTCGAACGACGCTCGACAGCCGGGTAGAAGAGGTTCAAACGACGCTCGACGGTCGAGTGGACGACGTTCGGACGGCACTCGAGGCGGACATCACTGCTCTCGAGACCGATCTCGAGGACGAAACCGAGTCCCTCGGCGAAACCCTCTCCGAGACCGCTGGGCGAGCCGAGGACAACGAACAGCGGCTAGCCGATCACGAAGCGCGCTTGGAGGCAATAGAGTCGACACTCGAGGGGCTCGAGGCCGATATCGATGCCGTCAGCGGCGAGCTCGAGTCCGTCACCGATCAGGTCGACGGAACGGCCGACTCGGACCTGAGCGACGAGGATATCGCGACGATCCGGGACGAGGTTTCAGCTATCGAGGACCGCCTCGACTCGCTGCGATCGGACCACGACGGCTTCGCCAGAAGCATCGGCTCAGTTGCAGACAAATCGGCGGTACAGACGCTCGATCGCGATGTCGATTCGTTGGACGACCGGCTGGGAACGGTCACCGAGCGGCTTTCCGGCCTCGAGCAACGCATCGACGCGGTCGATGCACAGCTCGCCGAGCGCGAGAATACGGAGAGCCAGCGCGACGAGATCGAGGCGATCCGGGCCGATCTCGAGAGCATGGAGGACGGAATGGCCGCCGAGCCGATGCTTTCGGCCTCGGTCGTCGCCGGTGGCGGAGGTGCGGGTGTCGTCGCCGGAAGTATCGCTGCGCTCACTGGGGATGCCGTGATCGGCGGCGGCGCGGCCATGGTCGGACTCGTCCTGATCGGTCTGGCAGTCGGACTCGCCCGCTGA
- a CDS encoding phosphoenolpyruvate carboxykinase (ATP), with translation MSETGTESRPLVRQLPDPTTASNIRYNPSLEELRELAGPDETTTEFGSASYVSEFRSRSSDRTKNAVDHEFDDRDHDLIDTAVDATNDTELLCVDRLMGRHPEATFCCRLFVPVDHARIAYAWASLFEPADGQDPDLYTVQLPDHDETAIRIRPDTGFTAVLGSDYTGEAKKSFLRLFMYRIKQQGGLGLHAGSKRVRVRDDDGELRTVGQVFMGLSATGKSTLTSHGCWLEDPEDASMLQDDVCGLLSDGSVAGSEGEGLFIKTIGLDEAEQPELYEAATAESAILENVAVDDDGTVHFEEDRYTANSRAIIQRDELESADEEIDLDRMDQVFFITRNPLMPPVAKLDEEQAAVAFMLGESIETSAGDPSRAGESIRVVGTNPFIIGSEGEEGNIFHELINILDIDCYVINTGYLGQKSKDIGVTESVTILTEAARGTIEWTRDERMELTIPDSVPGLDIEDYYVPDHVDDYDDALADLRADRRDYLAEFDELREEITDAVY, from the coding sequence ATGTCTGAAACCGGGACGGAGTCCCGTCCACTGGTCCGTCAGCTTCCGGATCCAACGACAGCGTCGAACATCCGGTACAACCCGTCGCTCGAGGAACTGCGCGAACTCGCCGGACCCGACGAGACGACGACCGAATTCGGGTCGGCGTCCTACGTGAGCGAGTTCCGCTCCCGGAGTTCGGATCGGACGAAAAACGCCGTCGACCACGAGTTCGACGACCGCGATCACGACCTGATCGACACCGCCGTCGACGCCACGAATGACACCGAATTGCTCTGTGTCGACCGCCTGATGGGCCGCCACCCGGAGGCGACCTTCTGCTGTCGCCTCTTCGTTCCCGTCGACCACGCTCGAATCGCTTACGCGTGGGCGAGCCTGTTCGAGCCGGCCGACGGACAGGATCCCGATCTCTACACCGTCCAGCTCCCCGACCACGACGAGACTGCGATCCGCATCCGTCCCGACACCGGTTTCACCGCCGTCCTCGGCAGCGACTACACCGGCGAAGCCAAGAAGTCGTTCCTGCGGCTGTTCATGTATCGAATCAAGCAGCAGGGCGGCCTCGGACTCCACGCGGGCAGCAAACGGGTTCGCGTCCGCGACGACGACGGCGAGCTTCGAACCGTCGGTCAGGTCTTCATGGGCCTCTCCGCCACCGGGAAATCGACCCTGACGTCCCACGGCTGCTGGCTCGAGGACCCCGAAGACGCGTCCATGCTGCAGGACGACGTCTGCGGCCTCCTCTCGGACGGCTCCGTCGCCGGCAGCGAGGGCGAAGGACTGTTCATCAAGACCATCGGACTCGACGAGGCGGAGCAGCCGGAACTCTACGAGGCCGCGACCGCCGAATCGGCGATCCTCGAGAACGTCGCGGTCGACGACGACGGTACCGTTCACTTCGAGGAGGACCGATACACCGCCAACTCTCGGGCGATCATCCAGCGCGACGAACTCGAGAGCGCGGACGAGGAGATCGACCTCGACCGGATGGATCAGGTCTTTTTCATCACCCGAAACCCGCTGATGCCGCCGGTCGCCAAACTCGACGAGGAGCAGGCCGCCGTCGCCTTCATGCTCGGAGAGTCGATCGAGACCAGCGCGGGCGACCCCTCGCGAGCCGGCGAATCGATCCGCGTCGTCGGGACGAACCCCTTCATCATCGGCTCCGAGGGAGAAGAGGGGAACATCTTCCACGAACTCATCAACATTCTCGACATCGACTGCTACGTCATCAACACGGGCTATCTCGGCCAGAAATCGAAAGACATCGGCGTTACCGAGTCCGTGACGATCCTCACCGAGGCCGCCCGCGGCACCATCGAGTGGACCCGCGACGAGCGGATGGAGCTGACGATCCCCGACTCCGTCCCCGGGCTCGACATCGAGGACTATTACGTTCCCGACCACGTCGACGACTACGACGATGCGCTCGCGGACCTGCGTGCCGACCGTCGTGACTACCTCGCCGAGTTCGACGAGCTTCGCGAGGAGATCACGGACGCCGTCTACTGA